AACACAAAAGCATGGCTGAGGAGCAAGATTTGCATGAATCAGTGAGCAAGTGGAAGTTACCTGTTGGTGTTTTCTTCAAAGATGCAAGGTACAGTTTCAATTCTACAATGTTTAATTAGTgctttgctctctctctaattTACTGCTCTGTGGGCAGCCTTCGCTGTCTCAAATTAAGGTTGATAGGGCCTTCCCTTCTCATTGCTTATTAGCATACGGTTTCTTTGAATTAATTCATTGCAGGCGGGTTTTCAAGTGGGATATTCTTGGTAAGGAGATACTAGAGATTGCATTCCCTGCTGCTCTGGCTGTAGCTGCTGATCCTGTCGCTTCTTTGATTGACACGGCATTCATAGGTCACATAGGTACATACGCTTGCTTTTGCTTTCTTGATGTTTTGAAGCACTTAAATTTGGAGGATTCAATTTTTAGGACAGTTTTGTTCATATTTATGTCTGCATGTTCACAATAAGTTACAATTGTATGGTGTTTGGAAATATTCACTAGATAGTCTGACATCGAAATATACAGTTATGAACTCACATTAGGAGTGATATTTGTTTAAGTGGAGTGACTTAAAAACATGAATTTGGGGTTGTATAGGTCCTGTGGAACTTGCAGCAGCAGGAGTATCTATTGCCCTGTTCAATCAAGCTTCAAGAATTACTATATTCCCTTTGGTCAGTATTACAACTTCCTTTGTTGCTGAGGAAGATACTGTTGCAAAAATGAACATCAAATCAGAAAAAGGTAAGCAATTGCAAAAGGCAGACATGCTTGATGACTTGGAAAAAGGGGCTGCTAAACCAAATGGTACAGCTAAAGAAAATGGTAAGCGTCTGGGAAATGGAAAGATGGAAGAGGCTTCTGCTGAGGATGATGAGCATGTGGCGGCGGGAAAAGGTGCACCTGAGGCGAAAGGTGAGAGCTCAGACAACGGATTACTTGAAAGCAGTGAAGCAAACAAAGCCATAGAGGAAAATGTTAAGCTTGAGAAGGCAGAGAAGGGTGCTGCTAAAAACAGTGATCCACTAGAAAATGGTACTCTTTCCTCACTCATTCTCTAGCTCTCTGACAGAAATGCAAATTGAAACACAGATCTAAACATCTTGTATAATATTATCATTGTGACATTTAGTAATTGTGATTTCTTGATTTAGGTTCTAGAACAACAGTTGACAAGCTCCCTTCTGATCTTATGAGCACCaataagaaggaaaaaatcaAGAAACAGAAGCGACATATTGCTTCAGCATCGACAGCACTCATCTTTGGGACAATACTTGGCCTTTTGCAAGCtatatttatcattttttcaaCTAAAGTTCTTCTGGGTGTCATGGGTGTGAAATCAGTAAGTGATTTATATTTCTTATACtaataataaacaaatgaaGATGTATACAATTTGAAGATATGGAAACAAAtcaatgagaaagaaaaattgaaacaaactTTCTCCCATATGATCTCTAGAATGTAGAAacgtttttttatatacatttTGTAGTTAATTAAACATTTAGGAGCTCCCTTAACCCAAAAGGCAGGCTTAATCAACTGAACTTATTaacatttttttcactttaaaGATCATTAAGGAATGAGGGAAATAATTACAGCTCTTCTTATGGAGCAGGATTCCCCTATGCTAGCCCCAGCACAGAAGTACTTGAAAATTAGATCGATTGGTGCACCTGCAGTTCTTCTCACATTGGCCATGCAAGGGATCTTCCGAGGTTTTAAGGATACCAGAACTCCTTTATATGTCATTGGTAGGCCAAAAAACTTACTGTATATAAGTAAAAACCTGTCGTAATGACCAATTCTTCTTATTTCCTCGGgtttatttgtttcatttgttcGTATCGCAGTTGTGGGATATGGAGTTAACATTGCCTTGGATCCACTGCTCATCTTTGTCTGTGGCTTGGGCATCAGAGGTGCAGCTTTGGCACATGTTCTTTCTCAGTGAGTAGTGTGACCCTTGTCATggtattatttttattgtttcatATTTACAGCTGCTATTGAAGTATAGctgtttgtaactttaatatGTTATTTGATTCATCTTTGCTaagattaaattttttttattcgtTTTAGGTACTTGATGGCGCTGGTACTCTTCATAAtcttaaccaaaaaaattgatcTCTTACCTCCAAGTATTAAAGATTTGCAGTTTGGTCGGTTTCTGAGGAATGGTAATGAGCTCAATTCTTATATCACTATTGTACTTGCATAAATGTTACCTCCATCCCTCAATAATCCAAAATTGGGAGTGGAGATTCAGTGACTATATTATGGGTGGTGATTTTCTAacaaagggagtgtaagtggataaaagaggagtgggaaaatcagctCTCTATATTATTcttacatacatacatatataattcttACTTGGTTGGCTTctgtataatttttctttatgcttGGTTACAGGTACTCTGTTGTTGGCAAGAGTGGTTGCTGTGACCTTCTGTGTGACCTTGGCAGCATCGCTGGCTGCCCGGGAAGGTCCAACTCCTATGGCTGCATTTCAGACTTGCCTGCAGGTTTGGTTGACATCATCTCTTCTTGCTGATGGGTTAGCTGTTGCAGGGCaggtatttcttttttctttttctccatttaAACATATATCATCTCGAGTGACTTTTACAGCTATTTTAGTTGCAAGTAAGTAAGCTTCTTACTCAAACAATCTTTGTGTCATTGTCCCCTGCTCTTTAGGCTATTCTAGCATGTGCATTTGCTGAGAAAGACTACAAGAAGGCCACAGCTACCGCAACCAGGGTATTACAGGTACTTCAGTTTGTACACATAGCAGCAGAGGCTATTTATCTATAAACCATTCAGGACTTGAAGTTTATAACTAacatactatttctttttaacaATTTTGTTACGTTCTACTTTTGCGAAAACAATCAGATTTTAATTTGTGGAAGAATATTTGTGCAGATGAGCTTTATCCTAGGTGTGGGGCTTGCATTTGTTGTCGGAATTGGTTTGTACTTTGGAGCTGGAATCTTTTCTAGAGATGTTAATGTTTTGCACCTTATAAGAATTGGCCTCCCGGTATATAATTTTAGCTCATCTAAaagctctctctttctcaatattttttttgaatgatGAAAGAATCTTCAAACTAAATTGTTTTCTATCCATCAGTTTGTGGCAGCCACACAACCGATCAATTCACTGTCTTTTGTCTTTGATGGTGTGAACTTTGGAGCATCTGACTTTGCTTATTCTGCATACTCCTTGGCAAGTCTCTTGTAAACCATTTACCACACTATAAATGACACTACAAGTTTTACAGTTGATGTTTCTGAATTCCCTTTTCACAAATTCTGTTACTAATTCTTCACACCAAATTCTTTGTTCCTTCTCACAGGTTCTGGTGGCCATAGCAAGCATTGTATCCTTGTTCCTTCTCTCCAAATCCCATGGTTTCGTTGGAATTTGGATTGCTTTAACCATTTATATGGCGCTGCGTGCATTTGCTGGTGTATGGaggtaattattttttatgtacttacttttcttttatcaacAGAAGAGAGATTCGAATTTGAAACCTCTTTCAACACTCGGTTCATAATTGGTATCATCACTAATTGATTTTGGACTCTACACTTGCAGGATGGGGACTGGAACAGGGCCTTGGCGCTTCCTCAAGGGTCGATCACCACCATAGGAATATTTAAGACTCTGTGCTCCCATGATTAATTTTTTGCCTTATCATCTTTTCCTTACTGTTATTAGTATACAGGCATAAAAACTCAACTTTCAGTCTGCaatttttcctcctttttgtATCATTGTGGTTACCTGTCCAGGATGTTTGGTGATTACATATTGTTGTACTATATAGTCTATAATTTCACAGTCATTGTATTTGCTgcccctcctcttccttttggGTAGATGGATTGATTGGAATGAAATGACAACCCCCAGTTTTTACTCTAATGCTttaacaatgaaaaaaaaaggaagcaaaTATATGGTTCCTACCTTCCTCCATCTCTCTATATCATTTATATCATCactaactcaaaaaaaaaaattctcccTTGGAGATGCACTAATGTAACTTTTGGCATTCCAACCAGATTCAGTTCTAAAATGAAGTTCAAGCTATTATTACCCATAAAAACTTATTAAAATGAGATTTGACTCCTCACTCTGGTTGCTGTAAAAAATAATGTGAAAGTGCCAGCCTTCAAATCCTTGTCAGCATTAACTCTTCGATTGGAACATTATATGATGTCAAATTTTTACCATTAAAACTCCATCTGGCGTTTTAACATCTCGGTTGGAGATGCTTTTATTCAGTTGGTTCACCTATTACTTCTACACACTTATATTCCTGACTTTCCCACCTATATCCCTAACCCTAATcgggattttttttcttcttcatttctttgGATAGTTAGAGATGATAATGGCTATGCCTGCCACCTGCCGGCATCACCTGTCTCAAGTTTAGGTCTTACCTCCTTCATACACTACTAaagaacaataataataatagagtTGAGGTGATCGAGTCTCCCTCATCACGTGATAAATTTTACTTCCTTGATTACTTTGACCAACTGATCTCTTGGGAGAGAGACAAGCCGAATCATATCTACGAGGAAGGATCCTAGCTACAAATCATATTGAGGGAAGGACCCTTGATTCTTTCTTTATGACTTTTGCTGAGACTTGAGAAGACATATACTCCTGCGCTTATATTTGATGATCAAGACACTACCAGGGCATTGTAGAACCAAGGGAGGTTCATGCAGCCGGTTTCACAGGGGACCACAATTCTGGCTACAAAAGTACAACAGATTATGTAATCAAAAGTCTTGCAAgtacaatcaaataatatatcaGTGTTGAAAACACcagtttcttcttctatatGTACTTTGTTATGACTCGTTTACGGTAGCTGGTTCAACTTTGAATTCCTCGAATGGGTGGCTTTCTATATTGTTTATCTGGAACAACATAACTAAGGAAGGTTCTGTATATAATATTATCATCGACTTTTGTATCAGTATCTGTCACGTAAATTTCTTGTGTCATGTTGACCACctaaactattttttaattagtaCCAACATGGTCTCATAGCACGACGGCGCTTCCCATCCCGCTGTAGGTGTGGGGTTGTTAAAATTCGAGTTATATAACAGGCcaattatttttctgtttaattCTTACCCACccttttaatatatatatatatatatataatgtaattAATACAAGATAAATTTGGTGGTATAATTAGATAACCCGATTATGTTTCGAATCGTTAATTCATTAAGTTTACGGAATAAATATGGATCTCACCTAATCTGATCCTATCTGATTTGATATAAtttatatcattttatttttacttacttaatatatatgcatgaacgttttgtaaataaataaaaaatatttttcaactaTTTGGATATATGACATAAAAGAATTTGGAACGGATTCTGATATCAGATAATCCAACAAATCAGATGTGGATCTAGTTGTGAGTGATCAGTCGAATTTTAGGATCGGATGgggttgaattttttttgaaatcgaGTCGGATTTCAAGTGCCTCGCTCCAACTCTGACCTATTTACAGGTTATCTACTTCAACTAGAAGCCCCTTACTAATTCTTACCTACATAATGAAGTGACACACcaacaaatattttaattaatttaattgaaaagcAATTTATAAGAGTGATTACATTTCTCATTTACTCAAacattcaaatatttttataaaagagtaatgctatttaGACACACAAAATTGACCACATTAACTGATCATCTTATGTGGCAGCTGATGTATGCCACCTCACTTAAATGTTGCcaactatatttttcttttttcctttttaaattaagtaatttatattttcaacttttcttcttcttcgttgtATCCCTTTGGCTGCCCTTCTCCTTCCCTTTTGGCCTTTGCTCATCCACTTGGGATCTCTATGACAACTCTACCTCCAAAAAGTGATGTGGCACAAACAACTTATATCAATGGCAGCTGAGTATTTGCGATCTCTATGACCACCTTATATCAATGGCAACATTACCAAGGTGGTCATATGGGGAAATTCTTAAATGGGTCGGCCTTGTCGATTGTATACCTCTAattcaaattaccattttatTCATGGAGTCGTTCTATGGTGAGGATGTTATAGACCATAGATGTGGACCTTCATATTAGTCAC
The Prunus dulcis chromosome 2, ALMONDv2, whole genome shotgun sequence DNA segment above includes these coding regions:
- the LOC117618919 gene encoding protein DETOXIFICATION 43-like isoform X1; the encoded protein is MAEEQDLHESVSKWKLPVGVFFKDARRVFKWDILGKEILEIAFPAALAVAADPVASLIDTAFIGHIGPVELAAAGVSIALFNQASRITIFPLVSITTSFVAEEDTVAKMNIKSEKGKQLQKADMLDDLEKGAAKPNGTAKENGKRLGNGKMEEASAEDDEHVAAGKGAPEAKGESSDNGLLESSEANKAIEENVKLEKAEKGAAKNSDPLENGSRTTVDKLPSDLMSTNKKEKIKKQKRHIASASTALIFGTILGLLQAIFIIFSTKVLLGVMGVKSDSPMLAPAQKYLKIRSIGAPAVLLTLAMQGIFRGFKDTRTPLYVIVVGYGVNIALDPLLIFVCGLGIRGAALAHVLSQYLMALVLFIILTKKIDLLPPSIKDLQFGRFLRNGTLLLARVVAVTFCVTLAASLAAREGPTPMAAFQTCLQVWLTSSLLADGLAVAGQAILACAFAEKDYKKATATATRVLQMSFILGVGLAFVVGIGLYFGAGIFSRDVNVLHLIRIGLPFVAATQPINSLSFVFDGVNFGASDFAYSAYSLVLVAIASIVSLFLLSKSHGFVGIWIALTIYMALRAFAGVWRMGTGTGPWRFLKGRSPP
- the LOC117618919 gene encoding protein DETOXIFICATION 43-like isoform X2, which encodes MTGIKKCLDCFFELIHCRRVFKWDILGKEILEIAFPAALAVAADPVASLIDTAFIGHIGPVELAAAGVSIALFNQASRITIFPLVSITTSFVAEEDTVAKMNIKSEKGKQLQKADMLDDLEKGAAKPNAIEENVKLEKAEKGAAKNSDPLENVDKLPSDLMSTNKKEKIKKQKRHIASASTALIFGTILGLLQAIFIIFSTKVLLGVMGVKSDSPMLAPAQKYLKIRSIGAPAVLLTLAMQGIFRGFKDTRTPLYVIVVGYGVNIALDPLLIFVCGLGIRGAALAHVLSQYLMALVLFIILTKKIDLLPPSIKDLQFGRFLRNGTLLLARVVAVTFCVTLAASLAAREGPTPMAAFQTCLQVWLTSSLLADGLAVAGQAILACAFAEKDYKKATATATRVLQMSFILGVGLAFVVGIGLYFGAGIFSRDVNVLHLIRIGLPFVAATQPINSLSFVFDGVNFGASDFAYSAYSLVLVAIASIVSLFLLSKSHGFVGIWIALTIYMALRAFAGVWRMGTGTGPWRFLKGRSPP